Proteins from a single region of Pseudopedobacter saltans DSM 12145:
- a CDS encoding MFS transporter, with protein sequence MEGRKGRFGKSREILRLSIGAMFLLTGLCFASWASRIATIQQYLNLSEAALGGILLALPIGLMISLLVSGWALSRLGSKKLAIVGGIGYGLALCGIGLAESPIQLILVLMIFGFCSNAVNISINTQAVIAERFFEKPIMGTFHGLWSLAGFCGAGLGTLMVALHISPFYHFLIVLAIMVLVLILVGKYLKNDAVKKKEGSKTFVWPDKQLLTLGAIAFCSMICEGTMFDWSVVYFKKIIQPDIALVGLGYTGFMASMAIGRFISDYFAGKYGVLKIIQGSGILIAAGLLLAVIFPTFISALLGFLLVGFGVSSVVPMVYSAAGKSKVMSPGLALTAVSTIGFFGFLLGPPVIGFLAQLTSLRGSFLFVALMGITVYLIASMLKSKRGF encoded by the coding sequence ATGGAAGGAAGAAAGGGAAGGTTCGGAAAATCCAGAGAGATTCTAAGGCTGTCTATAGGGGCTATGTTCTTGCTAACCGGTTTGTGTTTTGCAAGTTGGGCATCCAGAATAGCAACTATTCAGCAATATTTAAATTTGTCCGAAGCCGCTTTAGGCGGAATATTACTTGCTTTGCCCATTGGATTGATGATTTCATTACTAGTCTCGGGCTGGGCATTAAGCAGGTTGGGAAGTAAGAAATTAGCAATCGTCGGAGGTATTGGTTATGGTCTGGCACTCTGCGGTATTGGTTTGGCAGAAAGTCCTATACAACTAATTTTAGTTTTAATGATTTTTGGATTCTGCAGCAACGCAGTAAATATTTCTATCAATACCCAGGCAGTTATAGCAGAGCGTTTTTTTGAAAAACCTATCATGGGTACCTTTCATGGATTATGGAGTCTGGCAGGCTTTTGTGGCGCAGGCTTAGGGACGTTAATGGTAGCCTTGCACATTTCACCTTTTTATCACTTTTTAATTGTGCTGGCGATCATGGTTCTCGTTTTGATTTTGGTAGGGAAATACCTGAAAAATGATGCGGTAAAGAAAAAAGAGGGAAGCAAAACCTTTGTCTGGCCGGATAAGCAGCTGCTTACTCTGGGAGCTATTGCTTTTTGTTCCATGATATGCGAAGGGACCATGTTCGACTGGAGTGTGGTGTATTTTAAGAAAATTATACAACCTGACATAGCATTGGTAGGTTTGGGATATACAGGCTTTATGGCGTCCATGGCGATTGGACGTTTTATTTCTGATTATTTTGCAGGGAAGTATGGCGTACTTAAAATAATACAGGGTAGTGGAATATTAATAGCAGCAGGTTTACTCTTAGCTGTTATATTTCCAACTTTTATCTCTGCACTGCTGGGATTTTTATTGGTGGGATTTGGAGTTTCTTCCGTTGTGCCAATGGTCTATAGTGCTGCGGGAAAATCTAAAGTAATGTCTCCGGGATTGGCACTTACCGCAGTTTCAACTATAGGCTTTTTTGGATTTCTTTTAGGACCTCCCGTCATTGGATTTTTAGCGCAGTTAACCAGTTTGCGCGGATCTTTTTTATTCGTGGCTTTAATGGGAATAACAGTATATCTGATCGCCAGTATGTTAAAATCCAAACGTGGTTTTTAA
- a CDS encoding polysaccharide deacetylase family protein, translating into MKLPKQIYLIALATSFLTACNNGKQPANASDSTSSNSSVASKEITSTDNTVKPNTAFKDFTPNELGKVMVLEYHLIGEPEDRWRRTPENFRKDLQMLYDNNFYPVSVLDLAYGKLDIPAGKTPFALTFDDSSAGQFRFIEKNGKLEVDPSCAVGIMEDFKKKHSDFPLTASFYVLPAIKPNLRLFAQPEYKKEKLEWLINNGYEIGNHGWYHVPLNKLDDAGVQKHLGMFVKEIKEFIPNYEVKSLALPLGMRAKNLALEAKGKFEDASYNHEVVLLVGSATSVSPYHKNFNRLGIERVQAGDTDYGPAHFMKLQDKNKTRYYSDGDPKTITAPDNYKDQINTQFSKSYKINWIKADSSSTK; encoded by the coding sequence ATGAAATTACCCAAACAGATCTATCTTATAGCTTTGGCTACTTCTTTTTTGACTGCTTGCAATAATGGAAAACAGCCCGCCAACGCTTCGGACAGTACTTCATCAAATAGTTCTGTCGCAAGCAAGGAAATAACATCAACAGACAATACAGTTAAACCAAATACTGCCTTCAAAGATTTCACTCCAAATGAATTGGGAAAGGTTATGGTTCTTGAATATCATTTGATTGGGGAACCTGAAGACAGGTGGAGGAGAACTCCTGAGAATTTCAGAAAGGATTTGCAAATGTTGTATGACAATAATTTTTACCCTGTGTCGGTTTTGGATCTGGCTTATGGTAAACTGGATATTCCGGCAGGGAAAACTCCGTTTGCCTTGACTTTTGACGATTCGAGTGCCGGACAGTTTAGGTTTATTGAAAAAAATGGAAAATTAGAAGTTGATCCTAGCTGTGCTGTTGGTATAATGGAAGATTTTAAGAAAAAACATTCTGATTTTCCTCTGACCGCAAGCTTTTACGTTCTTCCTGCAATTAAACCCAATTTGCGACTTTTCGCCCAACCTGAATACAAAAAAGAAAAACTGGAATGGTTGATTAACAATGGTTATGAGATTGGGAATCATGGCTGGTATCATGTTCCATTGAATAAGTTAGATGACGCCGGCGTTCAGAAACATTTAGGCATGTTTGTAAAAGAGATTAAAGAATTTATTCCAAATTATGAGGTGAAGAGCCTGGCCCTACCTTTAGGCATGCGGGCTAAGAATTTAGCACTTGAAGCTAAAGGAAAATTTGAAGATGCAAGTTACAACCACGAAGTGGTTCTTTTGGTTGGTTCTGCCACTTCGGTTTCTCCTTATCATAAAAACTTTAATCGACTGGGAATCGAACGGGTGCAAGCAGGCGATACCGATTACGGACCCGCCCATTTTATGAAATTGCAAGACAAGAATAAAACCCGCTATTACAGTGATGGTGATCCTAAAACGATTACTGCCCCTGATAACTACAAGGATCAGATAAATACACAGTTTTCCAAAAGTTATAAAATCAATTGGATTAAAGCTGATAGTTCTTCAACAAAATAA
- a CDS encoding adenosylcobalamin-dependent ribonucleoside-diphosphate reductase, which translates to MKVIETKESNVTYTQEEAFEASLEYFKGDDLAARVWVNKYALKDSSGNLYEKTPDDMHRRIASEIARIESKYPNPLSESDVFELIKNFKYIIPQGSPMTGIGNPFQIASLSNCFVIGNDGESDSYGGIMKIDQEQIQLMKRRGGVGHDLSHIRPKGSPVKNSALTSTGLVPFMERYSNSTREVAQDGRRGALMLSVSIEHPDAERFIDAKMEQGKVTGANVSVRITDAFMQAVEKDSDFVQRYPIGAEKPIFSNKIKAKELWDKIVHNAWRSAEPGILFWDTIINESVPDCYADLGYKTVSTNPCGEIPLCPYDSCRLLAINLYSYVENPYTKAASFNFELFKKHIGFAQRIMDDIIDLELEKVNDILAKIDSDPEEDETKRVEKNLWLNIRRKAEEGRRTGIGITAEGDMLAALGLRYGSDEGISFSVDIHKLIAIEAYRSSVTAAKERGAFPIFDAEREKNNPFIKRLAEADSKLYYEMLEYGRRNIALLTIAPTGTTSLMSQTTSGIEPVFMPVYKRRRKVNPNDKNVRIDFVDEVGDSWEEYVVFHHGFKTWMETNGFDIERNYSNEELDELVKQSPYYKATSNDVDYLKKVHMQGAIQKWVDHSISVTINMPNDVSEELVGALYMEAWKSGCKGVTVYRDGSRSGVLIANDDKKDDDENNKETVLDTLFPTVRPQVLEADVVRFQNNKEKWIAFIGLIDGKPYEIFTGLSDDEVGILLPRWVNDGLIIKSKDEDGTSRYDFQYKNQRGYKTTIEGLSYKFNPEYWNYAKLISGTLRHGMPIEKVVDLISSLQLDEHINTWKNGVARALKRYIPEGTVVGTSKCSNCNSTNLQYQEGCLTCKDCGSSKCG; encoded by the coding sequence ATGAAAGTTATTGAAACAAAAGAGTCTAACGTTACCTATACCCAAGAAGAAGCTTTTGAAGCGAGTTTAGAATATTTTAAAGGAGATGATTTAGCTGCAAGGGTTTGGGTAAACAAATATGCGCTTAAAGATTCGTCTGGTAATTTATATGAAAAGACGCCGGATGATATGCATCGTCGTATAGCTTCAGAGATTGCAAGGATCGAATCAAAATATCCGAATCCATTATCCGAGTCTGATGTTTTTGAACTTATAAAGAATTTTAAATATATCATCCCTCAAGGGAGTCCAATGACGGGAATTGGTAATCCGTTTCAAATAGCTTCGTTATCAAATTGTTTTGTGATAGGAAATGATGGGGAATCAGATTCTTATGGTGGTATCATGAAAATTGATCAGGAGCAAATCCAATTGATGAAACGTCGCGGAGGAGTAGGACATGATTTGTCTCATATCCGGCCCAAAGGATCACCTGTAAAAAACTCAGCTTTAACATCTACGGGCTTAGTTCCGTTTATGGAGCGTTATTCTAATTCTACCAGAGAAGTTGCGCAAGATGGACGGCGAGGAGCTCTTATGCTGTCGGTATCAATAGAGCATCCCGACGCAGAGCGGTTTATTGATGCAAAAATGGAACAAGGAAAAGTTACCGGCGCCAATGTTTCGGTGAGAATTACAGATGCGTTTATGCAGGCTGTGGAAAAAGATTCTGATTTTGTGCAACGATATCCGATAGGAGCCGAAAAACCAATTTTTAGTAACAAAATAAAAGCTAAAGAACTTTGGGATAAAATAGTGCATAATGCATGGCGTTCTGCAGAACCAGGAATTCTATTTTGGGATACCATTATTAATGAGTCTGTTCCCGATTGCTACGCGGATTTGGGATATAAAACTGTATCAACAAATCCATGCGGTGAAATTCCATTATGCCCATATGACTCTTGCCGTCTTTTGGCAATTAATCTTTATTCATACGTCGAGAATCCATATACAAAAGCAGCTTCTTTTAACTTTGAACTATTTAAAAAACATATTGGTTTTGCCCAAAGAATAATGGATGATATCATTGATCTTGAATTAGAAAAGGTTAATGACATTTTAGCAAAAATAGATAGTGATCCTGAAGAAGATGAGACGAAAAGAGTCGAAAAAAATCTTTGGTTAAATATCCGTAGAAAGGCGGAAGAAGGAAGAAGAACAGGTATTGGTATCACTGCTGAAGGAGATATGCTGGCTGCATTGGGTCTGAGATATGGAAGCGATGAAGGTATCAGTTTTTCAGTAGACATCCATAAATTAATTGCAATAGAGGCTTATAGATCTTCTGTGACAGCTGCTAAAGAAAGAGGGGCATTTCCAATTTTTGATGCGGAAAGAGAAAAAAACAATCCTTTTATTAAAAGACTAGCAGAGGCAGACTCTAAGCTTTACTACGAAATGTTAGAATATGGGCGTCGTAATATTGCATTGTTGACTATTGCCCCAACGGGAACAACAAGTTTAATGTCCCAGACAACTTCTGGTATCGAGCCTGTATTTATGCCAGTTTATAAGCGCAGAAGAAAAGTAAATCCTAATGATAAAAATGTCAGAATAGATTTTGTAGATGAAGTTGGTGATTCCTGGGAAGAATATGTCGTTTTTCATCACGGATTTAAAACCTGGATGGAAACAAATGGTTTTGATATTGAACGTAATTATAGTAACGAGGAATTAGACGAATTGGTAAAGCAATCACCTTATTATAAGGCTACCTCTAATGATGTAGATTACTTAAAAAAGGTTCATATGCAGGGAGCAATTCAAAAATGGGTAGATCATTCAATCAGTGTGACTATTAATATGCCCAATGATGTATCGGAAGAACTGGTTGGGGCATTATATATGGAAGCATGGAAATCTGGATGTAAAGGAGTTACTGTGTATAGAGATGGTTCCCGTTCTGGGGTATTGATCGCTAATGATGATAAGAAAGATGATGACGAGAACAACAAGGAAACAGTTTTAGATACACTTTTTCCTACTGTAAGGCCACAGGTATTAGAGGCTGATGTTGTTCGTTTTCAGAACAATAAAGAAAAATGGATAGCTTTTATAGGACTGATTGATGGTAAACCGTATGAAATTTTTACGGGACTATCAGATGATGAAGTTGGTATTTTATTACCGAGATGGGTTAACGATGGCTTGATTATAAAAAGTAAAGATGAAGATGGGACTTCCCGTTATGATTTTCAATATAAGAATCAAAGGGGATATAAAACAACCATAGAAGGACTTTCTTATAAATTTAACCCTGAATACTGGAATTATGCTAAGTTGATCTCGGGAACATTGCGACATGGAATGCCAATAGAAAAAGTGGTGGATTTGATTAGTAGTTTGCAGTTGGATGAACATATCAATACGTGGAAAAATGGTGTTGCAAGAGCACTTAAGCGCTATATTCCCGAGGGAACAGTTGTTGGTACTTCGAAATGTTCGAATTGTAATTCTACTAATTTACAATATCAGGAAGGTTGTTTAACTTGTAAGGATTGCGGGTCAAGCAAATGCGGTTAA
- a CDS encoding polysaccharide lyase, whose product MKKRSNYVWTIGMALPILFSACKKNEAEFLVDNDATQPRAIYSSRTANFTRPDGTYTQAQAEADMGQLASGTWKNADIYSNQARIRIPANSLSNGNIVNIDVSDGTEYELSFKVRFGPNFDWSRGGKVGFGFHIGNGFTGCNKADDGTGGTARLMWYNPNGTKTNNSNDQPYFRPYVYYKDMPENCGNTFGKQSKTLAKNTWYTVKIRVKSNTGSSTNGSVLYQIDGVTLLSQSIRWTTNDSYAKIKSITFHTFRGGSDEYWQSSTDGLIYYDDLTYTRISS is encoded by the coding sequence ATGAAAAAAAGATCAAATTATGTTTGGACTATAGGTATGGCTTTGCCTATACTTTTTTCTGCTTGTAAAAAGAACGAAGCAGAGTTTTTAGTGGATAATGATGCTACACAACCGAGGGCAATTTATTCCAGTAGAACCGCGAATTTTACCAGGCCGGACGGTACTTATACCCAGGCTCAGGCCGAAGCCGATATGGGGCAACTGGCAAGTGGTACATGGAAAAATGCTGATATTTACAGCAATCAGGCCAGAATTCGTATTCCGGCGAACTCCTTATCGAATGGTAACATTGTGAATATAGATGTATCTGATGGAACGGAATATGAACTGTCTTTCAAGGTTCGTTTCGGACCAAATTTTGATTGGAGCAGGGGAGGTAAAGTTGGATTTGGATTTCATATCGGAAATGGATTTACGGGCTGTAATAAAGCTGATGACGGAACGGGAGGAACTGCCCGTTTAATGTGGTATAATCCAAATGGAACCAAAACAAACAACAGTAACGACCAGCCATATTTCAGACCTTATGTCTATTACAAAGATATGCCGGAAAACTGCGGAAACACTTTTGGTAAACAAAGTAAAACGCTTGCTAAAAATACATGGTATACAGTTAAAATCAGAGTGAAGAGTAATACCGGATCCAGCACAAACGGATCAGTGCTTTATCAAATAGATGGGGTGACGTTGTTGAGCCAGTCTATCAGATGGACAACCAACGATTCATACGCAAAAATCAAGTCCATCACTTTCCATACTTTCAGAGGTGGAAGTGACGAGTATTGGCAATCTTCAACAGATGGTTTAATCTATTACGACGATTTGACTTACACCCGAATTTCAAGCTAA
- a CDS encoding serine hydrolase, with protein MYLKPITACIWVVMLAAFMACQPKHNTIATDFSANSTKIFENYLLKFKEIYRLPSVEIAIVSKDSLFTTATGIKNVNKDPISSSSIIAGGAFSEPVLASVVLKMANQGLLSLDDPIVKYLPYFRMGSEEYKNITIKDLLTHTSGIDSYGISYGESSFDDNAPEITTRSISNQQLKWQGSERRVSRSVYNYDILADLVSKVSKMPFEYYVSKELFIPLKMNSSYFYKVKNATQPFVVSNYLTYHFKPASIYPYNRENGGSGGLHTTADDMAIWMQYVLNNEKLHFFDIPVKTSTTNGIGYGWEIYYKNAIPIYVKETRMNGFSNKMILIPSKKIGLCVMVNLDNDLNCLSQLDGLLSFLDGDNAKASELKIPIHLPMGDIIAKNGGHVQKAILFYEEAYRLYKEKYDFKIAYLEQLGINLVHKVGDFQKAIDYYKFCLQKHPVSSGIYLNLAEAYVLDKQIAKAEEAIREALKYPDDTGFRDSFLAYLREKIEVIREKKQNFSTN; from the coding sequence ATGTATTTAAAACCTATAACAGCTTGCATTTGGGTAGTTATGTTAGCCGCTTTTATGGCCTGCCAGCCGAAACACAATACCATTGCTACCGATTTTTCTGCAAACAGTACGAAGATATTTGAAAACTATCTATTGAAGTTTAAAGAAATTTATCGATTGCCTAGCGTCGAAATAGCCATTGTTTCGAAAGATTCTCTATTCACCACAGCAACCGGTATAAAAAATGTAAATAAAGATCCAATTTCAAGCTCTTCAATTATTGCCGGCGGCGCTTTTTCAGAGCCTGTTTTAGCAAGTGTAGTTTTGAAAATGGCAAATCAGGGGCTTTTAAGTCTGGATGATCCCATAGTCAAGTATCTGCCTTATTTTAGAATGGGGAGTGAAGAATATAAGAATATCACAATCAAAGACCTTCTTACGCATACATCGGGAATAGATTCTTACGGCATTTCATACGGGGAATCCAGTTTTGACGATAACGCACCCGAAATAACTACACGAAGTATATCTAATCAACAATTGAAATGGCAAGGTTCGGAAAGACGAGTTTCCAGATCTGTATATAACTATGATATTCTTGCAGATCTGGTTTCTAAAGTTTCAAAAATGCCTTTCGAATATTACGTGAGCAAGGAGCTTTTTATTCCGTTAAAAATGAATTCCTCGTATTTCTATAAAGTGAAAAATGCTACTCAGCCATTTGTTGTATCAAATTATTTAACCTACCATTTTAAGCCAGCAAGTATATATCCCTATAATAGAGAGAACGGAGGTAGCGGAGGCTTACATACAACAGCTGATGATATGGCAATCTGGATGCAATATGTCTTAAATAATGAAAAATTGCATTTTTTCGATATTCCTGTCAAAACATCTACGACAAATGGAATAGGGTATGGATGGGAAATCTATTATAAAAATGCAATACCTATTTATGTCAAGGAAACCAGAATGAATGGTTTTTCAAATAAAATGATATTAATTCCTTCTAAAAAGATTGGGCTCTGTGTTATGGTTAATCTGGATAATGATCTTAATTGTTTGAGTCAGCTTGATGGATTACTTTCATTTTTAGATGGAGACAATGCCAAAGCTTCTGAATTAAAAATACCAATTCATCTTCCAATGGGAGATATAATTGCCAAAAATGGAGGTCATGTGCAGAAAGCCATTCTCTTTTATGAGGAAGCCTATCGTTTATATAAAGAAAAGTATGATTTTAAAATAGCTTATCTGGAACAGCTGGGAATCAATTTAGTGCATAAGGTTGGCGATTTTCAAAAGGCAATAGATTACTATAAATTTTGTTTGCAGAAACATCCGGTGTCTTCCGGAATCTACCTGAATTTAGCAGAAGCCTATGTTTTAGATAAACAGATCGCCAAAGCAGAAGAAGCAATAAGGGAGGCTTTGAAGTATCCTGATGACACTGGATTTCGGGATAGTTTTCTGGCTTATTTAAGAGAAAAAATAGAAGTAATACGCGAAAAAAAACAGAATTTTTCTACTAACTGA
- a CDS encoding alginate lyase family protein, with amino-acid sequence MKRKYYSVLLLFFLGITTKGFAQPKTYYREVVDLLKNRVLIDSELALKEEPLTVTAEFCERSAGNKHDFFSESDYFWPNPENPEGPYKEIDGKTNPSNFVEHRKLMIRFSKIIGVLASAYKITGDDKYVKHAIKHLNAWFVDENTRMSPHLKYAQAIRNGVTGRNYGIIDTIHFLEVVQGMMVMEKSKFFDEKLADKIKKWFSQYNLWLTTSEMGLKEKEIKNNHSTCWLMQVASFAKLTGNQLLLDSCTKRFKEVLLPNQMAENGSFPLELRRTKPYGYAIFNLDAMATVCQILSTPKDNLWKYQTNDGKSLAKGISFLYPYIADKSSWTYPEDIMFYEFWPVAQPFLLFGAFAYKNRSYFDLWKKLERYPTNEEVIRNLPVRNPIIWLQ; translated from the coding sequence ATGAAGCGTAAATATTATTCGGTATTGCTTTTATTTTTCCTTGGTATCACAACCAAGGGTTTTGCTCAACCCAAAACTTATTACAGGGAGGTTGTAGATCTGTTAAAAAATCGGGTTTTAATAGATTCGGAACTTGCCTTAAAAGAAGAGCCATTAACAGTGACAGCTGAGTTTTGTGAACGTAGCGCCGGTAACAAACATGATTTCTTTTCCGAGTCTGATTACTTTTGGCCTAATCCAGAAAATCCGGAAGGTCCCTATAAAGAAATTGATGGAAAAACCAATCCCAGTAATTTTGTTGAACATAGGAAGTTGATGATCAGATTTAGCAAAATAATAGGAGTATTAGCGTCTGCTTATAAAATCACCGGCGATGACAAATATGTAAAGCATGCTATTAAACATCTAAACGCTTGGTTTGTCGATGAAAATACTCGTATGAGCCCTCATTTAAAATATGCTCAGGCAATTAGAAATGGGGTGACAGGACGTAATTATGGAATTATTGATACCATACACTTTTTAGAAGTGGTGCAAGGAATGATGGTGATGGAGAAATCAAAATTTTTTGATGAAAAATTAGCCGATAAAATAAAAAAGTGGTTCTCTCAGTATAATTTGTGGCTAACTACAAGTGAGATGGGATTAAAAGAAAAGGAGATCAAGAATAATCATTCCACATGCTGGTTAATGCAGGTTGCTTCATTTGCCAAGCTTACAGGAAATCAACTTTTATTGGATTCCTGCACAAAGCGCTTTAAAGAAGTTTTATTACCAAATCAAATGGCGGAAAACGGTAGTTTTCCGTTAGAATTAAGAAGAACCAAGCCTTATGGCTATGCAATTTTTAATTTGGATGCAATGGCTACTGTTTGTCAGATACTGTCTACGCCAAAAGATAATTTATGGAAATATCAAACTAATGATGGAAAATCGTTAGCCAAGGGCATCTCTTTTCTTTATCCATACATCGCAGATAAATCGAGTTGGACATATCCTGAAGATATTATGTTTTATGAATTCTGGCCGGTAGCCCAACCTTTTCTTCTTTTTGGGGCGTTTGCATATAAAAATCGCTCTTATTTTGATTTGTGGAAGAAACTGGAACGTTATCCGACTAATGAAGAAGTAATCAGAAACCTGCCTGTCAGAAATCCTATTATTTGGTTACAATAG
- a CDS encoding RagB/SusD family nutrient uptake outer membrane protein has product MKKIFSTAILSLIISFTSCNKAIDEQPISEGTLKDFFKSKLDADAAIAGMYGEFQHTMIGEGQFQNRITWWGEARSDNWETRSAYATSSTNEIHLNGLTENNAYADWSPLYSTIGRANLILKNLPLIKNYVPVGTIGALSLAQEDSYRAQSLAMRALCYFWIVRIWGDAPLRTEPYESIHEKAEQARDPQAKILDQCIKDLEEAYALTVKNATPTVWYLGEGAICSIMADIYMWKKDYPNAVIWFKRLFAAKAPTGKVYNAVGKDITGAGGAVADLQAGLTWNQQFTNPAGSLESIFSIHWNYIANGCACMSGVSRTTNENTIRMGTELWTTWPTVSTAVYGSTTATTDLRVKQTYNMTNATNQPIRDRSFWKFYAGTYVAPTATAGYNFTLQKYDNNLPATTETDVFIPIYRLSGMYLLYAEALNKIGDRNNAVKYLNLIKTRAGVPTVVAANYDENTLEKEILKERQFELIGEGVRWFDLVRTDRVKEVMDPILITRQANIGNAQIGFGTDKKRYYWPLSLNVLNSNRLLVQNDPYKN; this is encoded by the coding sequence ATGAAAAAGATATTTAGTACAGCAATATTGAGCTTAATTATTTCTTTTACAAGTTGTAATAAAGCTATAGATGAACAACCGATTTCAGAAGGTACGTTAAAAGATTTTTTTAAAAGCAAGCTAGATGCCGATGCGGCTATTGCCGGGATGTATGGCGAGTTTCAACACACCATGATCGGAGAAGGCCAGTTCCAGAATAGGATTACATGGTGGGGTGAAGCAAGATCGGATAATTGGGAGACGCGTTCAGCATATGCTACAAGTTCAACTAATGAAATCCATTTAAATGGATTAACAGAAAACAATGCTTACGCAGATTGGAGTCCATTATATAGCACCATTGGAAGGGCAAACTTAATTCTTAAAAACCTTCCATTAATAAAAAACTATGTTCCAGTTGGCACAATAGGAGCATTGTCTTTAGCGCAAGAAGACAGTTATAGAGCACAAAGTTTGGCCATGAGAGCTTTATGTTACTTTTGGATTGTAAGGATATGGGGAGATGCTCCTTTAAGGACCGAGCCTTATGAAAGTATTCATGAAAAAGCAGAACAAGCAAGAGATCCGCAGGCAAAAATTTTAGACCAATGTATCAAAGACCTAGAAGAAGCTTATGCATTAACAGTAAAAAATGCCACTCCAACAGTTTGGTATTTGGGAGAAGGAGCTATCTGTTCTATTATGGCTGATATTTATATGTGGAAAAAAGATTATCCAAATGCAGTTATTTGGTTTAAAAGGTTATTCGCTGCTAAAGCTCCAACAGGGAAAGTTTATAATGCAGTAGGTAAAGATATAACAGGTGCAGGAGGTGCAGTAGCTGATTTACAAGCAGGATTAACCTGGAATCAACAATTCACTAATCCAGCGGGAAGTTTAGAAAGTATTTTCAGCATTCATTGGAACTACATTGCTAATGGCTGTGCTTGTATGTCTGGTGTTTCGAGAACTACCAATGAAAATACTATTAGAATGGGGACTGAGTTGTGGACTACATGGCCTACAGTTTCTACCGCAGTTTATGGTTCTACAACAGCAACAACTGATTTGCGTGTTAAGCAAACATATAATATGACGAATGCGACAAATCAACCAATCAGAGATAGAAGTTTCTGGAAATTTTACGCAGGTACTTATGTCGCGCCAACAGCTACGGCAGGGTATAATTTTACATTACAGAAATATGATAACAATCTTCCTGCTACTACCGAAACTGATGTTTTTATACCAATATACAGATTAAGCGGTATGTATTTATTATATGCAGAAGCACTTAATAAAATAGGTGATAGGAATAACGCTGTTAAATATCTAAACTTGATTAAAACGAGAGCCGGTGTACCAACTGTTGTAGCAGCCAATTACGACGAAAATACTTTAGAAAAAGAAATTCTTAAAGAAAGACAATTCGAATTAATAGGCGAGGGAGTAAGATGGTTTGACTTGGTGCGTACAGATAGAGTAAAAGAAGTGATGGATCCTATTTTAATCACAAGACAAGCGAATATTGGAAATGCACAAATAGGTTTTGGTACTGATAAAAAGAGATATTATTGGCCTTTATCACTAAATGTTCTTAATTCAAACCGTTTGCTTGTTCAAAACGATCCCTATAAAAATTAG